The following proteins are encoded in a genomic region of Variovorax paradoxus:
- a CDS encoding OsmC family protein, with product MECTVSWTGDAGTRSAMGFVAETGSGHVLTMDGAPDASKPENGGQNLAPRPMETVLAGTGGCTAYDVVLILKRGRHRVERCSVKLTSERAEKDPKVFTKIHMHFTVAGKGIPASAVERAIAMSHDTYCSASIMLAKTAEITTSFDLIET from the coding sequence ATGGAATGCACAGTAAGTTGGACCGGCGACGCCGGCACCCGCTCGGCCATGGGTTTCGTGGCCGAAACAGGCAGCGGCCACGTTTTGACCATGGACGGTGCGCCCGATGCGTCGAAGCCTGAAAACGGGGGGCAGAACCTGGCGCCCAGGCCCATGGAAACCGTGCTCGCGGGGACGGGGGGCTGCACGGCCTACGACGTGGTATTGATATTGAAGCGAGGCCGCCATCGTGTGGAGCGCTGCAGCGTCAAGCTGACCAGCGAGCGCGCGGAAAAAGACCCCAAGGTCTTCACGAAGATCCACATGCACTTCACCGTCGCGGGCAAGGGCATTCCCGCCTCCGCCGTCGAGCGTGCGATCGCCATGAGCCACGACACCTACTGCTCGGCCAGCATCATGCTTGCGAAGACCGCCGAAATCACCACCAGCTTCGACCTGATCGAAACCTGA
- the coq7 gene encoding 2-polyprenyl-3-methyl-6-methoxy-1,4-benzoquinone monooxygenase, whose amino-acid sequence MTFSLDPVLTAADAALRTLFARSHPTRAMPSPTQMPGEMTESERREAGALMRVNHVGEVCAQALYTAQAAVARDPALRARLLEASHEETDHLAWTRQRLDELGARPSVLNPLWYAGAFSLGLVAGRLGDPLSLGFVAETERQVETHLENHLGRLPPADSASRAVVEQMKVDEARHAAQALDAGAAELPAPAKALMRFASRVMTTVAHRI is encoded by the coding sequence ATGACCTTCTCGCTCGATCCCGTTCTGACCGCGGCGGATGCGGCATTGCGTACTCTTTTTGCCCGCTCCCATCCCACCCGGGCCATGCCATCGCCCACCCAGATGCCGGGTGAAATGACTGAATCGGAACGACGCGAGGCCGGCGCGCTGATGCGCGTGAACCACGTCGGCGAGGTGTGCGCACAGGCGCTTTACACGGCGCAGGCCGCCGTGGCGCGCGATCCGGCCCTCCGTGCTCGATTGCTCGAGGCCTCTCACGAAGAAACAGATCATCTGGCGTGGACGCGCCAGCGCCTGGACGAACTGGGTGCCCGTCCCTCGGTCTTGAACCCGCTCTGGTATGCAGGCGCGTTCAGCCTGGGACTGGTGGCCGGGCGCCTGGGGGATCCGCTCAGCCTGGGATTCGTCGCGGAAACCGAACGCCAGGTGGAAACCCATCTGGAAAACCATCTGGGCCGCCTTCCGCCCGCCGACAGCGCCTCACGGGCCGTCGTCGAGCAGATGAAAGTCGACGAAGCGCGGCACGCCGCTCAGGCCCTCGATGCCGGCGCTGCGGAGTTGCCGGCACCGGCGAAGGCCCTGATGCGCTTCGCTTCCCGGGTCATGACCACGGTGGCGCACCGGATCTGA
- a CDS encoding PulJ/GspJ family protein, producing MPRIVSRRSHRGFTLIELLVAIAVMALLALVSWRGLDGMSRATTQNQQRSDAVLTLQTTLAQWSADLDAVTALAQTRPIDWDGRLLRLTRRGSDASAPAVHVVAWTLRTGADGTRWRRWQSPPFTTRGEWQQAWNLAASWAQEGGAGDVALMPVASWQLYYFRENTWAPAGELPSGAPNPANPSNPTGAIVTMPDGIRLVLNLSPGEGLAGTLTRDWVKPTVGAPRS from the coding sequence ATGCCGCGCATCGTGAGCCGACGAAGCCACCGCGGCTTCACCCTGATCGAACTGCTGGTGGCCATTGCCGTGATGGCGCTGCTGGCGCTCGTGAGCTGGCGCGGCCTCGACGGCATGTCGCGCGCCACCACGCAGAATCAGCAGCGCTCCGATGCGGTCCTGACGCTGCAGACCACGCTCGCGCAATGGAGCGCCGACCTCGACGCGGTGACCGCGCTTGCGCAAACCCGGCCGATCGATTGGGACGGCCGCCTGCTGCGGCTCACGCGCCGCGGCAGCGATGCGTCGGCGCCGGCCGTGCACGTGGTGGCGTGGACGCTTCGCACCGGTGCCGATGGCACCCGCTGGCGGCGCTGGCAATCGCCGCCCTTCACCACGCGCGGCGAATGGCAGCAGGCCTGGAACCTGGCCGCGTCGTGGGCGCAGGAAGGCGGCGCCGGAGACGTCGCGCTGATGCCGGTCGCCAGCTGGCAGCTCTACTACTTTCGTGAGAACACCTGGGCGCCGGCGGGCGAGTTGCCGAGCGGTGCGCCCAATCCGGCGAACCCCTCCAATCCGACAGGCGCCATCGTGACCATGCCGGACGGCATTCGGCTGGTGCTGAACCTGTCGCCCGGCGAAGGGCTCGCGGGCACGCTCACGCGCGACTGGGTCAAGCCCACGGTCGGAGCGCCGCGCTCATGA
- the gspI gene encoding type II secretion system minor pseudopilin GspI, whose protein sequence is MSTRQRSACGGFTLIEVLIALGIVALALAAGSQATMSLTRNAQRQSDLLLADLCAENELAKARLARQMPAVGDSGSICVQAGVSFNVTTSTLATLNPNFRRVDVQVRDEANAPVLRISTVVGRF, encoded by the coding sequence ATGAGCACCCGCCAGCGTTCGGCCTGCGGCGGATTCACGCTGATCGAAGTGCTGATTGCGCTCGGCATCGTCGCGCTGGCGCTCGCGGCCGGTTCGCAGGCCACGATGTCGCTGACGCGCAATGCGCAGCGCCAGTCGGACCTGCTGCTGGCCGACCTGTGCGCCGAGAACGAACTCGCCAAGGCGCGGCTCGCGCGGCAAATGCCGGCCGTGGGCGATTCGGGCTCGATCTGCGTGCAAGCCGGCGTCTCGTTCAACGTCACCACCTCCACCCTCGCCACGCTCAACCCGAACTTCCGGCGCGTCGACGTGCAGGTGCGCGACGAAGCGAACGCGCCGGTGCTGCGCATCTCGACCGTGGTGGGCCGCTTCTGA
- the ilvA gene encoding threonine ammonia-lyase, biosynthetic, with protein MRDAPVPALTPADYLRKILNARVYDVAVESALEKARALSERLGNTVLLKREDQQPVFSFKLRGAYNKMAHLTAEQLASGVICASAGNHAQGVALGARKLGTRAVVVMPVTTPRLKVDAVRGFGGEVVLHGDSYSDAYLHALELQAQQGLTFVHPFDDPDVIAGQGTIAMEILRQHQGRLDAVFVAIGGGGLISGVANYIKAVRPEIKVIGVQMNDSDAMMQSVAAHQRVSLSDVGLFSDGTAVKLVGEETFRIASNLVDEYIAVDTDAVCAAIKDVFVDTRGIVEPAGALAVAAIKQYVAGHGRHGETYAAILCGANMNFDRLRFVAERAEVGEEREALFAVTIPEERGSFRRFCELVGEMPAGESRETGSTGGAPRNVTEFNYRISDAAKAHVFVGLTTSTRGESSTIAQTFIAHGFDALDLTHDELAKEHLRHLVGGRTGLAHDERLLRFVFPERPGALLKFLNLMRPNWNISLFHYRNQGADYGRILVGLQVPAGDAAAFDAFLETLGYPYVEETANPAYRLFLQA; from the coding sequence GTGCGCGATGCCCCTGTACCGGCGCTGACGCCTGCGGACTACCTCAGAAAAATTCTGAACGCCCGCGTTTACGACGTGGCGGTCGAATCCGCGCTCGAAAAAGCGCGCGCGCTCAGCGAGAGGCTTGGCAACACCGTGCTGCTCAAGCGCGAAGACCAGCAACCGGTTTTCAGCTTCAAGCTGCGCGGCGCCTACAACAAGATGGCGCATCTCACGGCCGAACAGCTGGCAAGTGGGGTCATCTGTGCATCGGCCGGAAATCACGCGCAAGGCGTGGCACTGGGGGCGCGCAAGCTCGGCACGCGCGCGGTGGTGGTCATGCCGGTGACCACACCCAGGCTCAAGGTCGATGCGGTGCGCGGCTTCGGTGGCGAAGTCGTGCTGCATGGCGACAGCTATTCCGATGCTTATCTGCATGCGCTCGAACTGCAGGCGCAGCAAGGCCTGACCTTCGTGCACCCGTTCGACGATCCCGATGTGATCGCGGGCCAGGGCACCATCGCCATGGAAATCCTGCGCCAGCATCAGGGCCGGCTCGACGCGGTCTTCGTGGCCATCGGCGGCGGCGGGCTCATCTCGGGCGTGGCCAACTACATCAAGGCGGTGCGTCCCGAGATCAAGGTGATCGGTGTGCAGATGAACGACTCCGACGCCATGATGCAATCGGTGGCGGCGCATCAACGCGTGAGCCTGTCCGACGTCGGACTGTTTTCAGACGGCACGGCGGTCAAGCTCGTGGGCGAAGAAACCTTCCGCATCGCGAGCAACCTCGTCGATGAATACATCGCGGTCGATACCGATGCCGTGTGCGCAGCCATCAAGGATGTGTTCGTCGATACCCGCGGCATCGTCGAGCCGGCGGGCGCACTTGCCGTGGCCGCCATCAAGCAGTACGTGGCCGGGCACGGCCGCCATGGCGAAACCTACGCGGCCATCCTTTGCGGCGCCAACATGAACTTCGACCGGCTGCGTTTCGTGGCCGAGCGTGCCGAGGTCGGAGAAGAGCGCGAAGCATTGTTCGCGGTCACGATTCCCGAAGAGCGCGGCAGCTTCCGCCGCTTCTGCGAACTGGTCGGCGAAATGCCGGCCGGCGAATCGCGGGAAACCGGCTCGACCGGCGGCGCGCCGCGCAACGTGACCGAGTTCAACTACCGCATCAGCGACGCGGCCAAGGCGCACGTGTTCGTGGGCCTGACGACGTCGACGCGCGGCGAATCGAGCACCATCGCGCAGACTTTCATCGCCCACGGCTTCGACGCGCTCGACCTCACGCACGACGAGCTCGCCAAGGAGCATCTGCGGCATCTGGTGGGCGGACGCACGGGCCTTGCCCACGACGAGCGGCTGCTGCGCTTCGTCTTTCCCGAGCGCCCGGGCGCGCTGCTCAAGTTCCTGAACCTGATGCGGCCGAACTGGAACATCAGCCTCTTTCATTACCGCAACCAGGGCGCCGACTACGGGCGCATTCTGGTGGGCTTGCAGGTGCCTGCGGGCGATGCGGCCGCCTTCGACGCCTTCCTCGAAACGCTGGGTTATCCCTATGTCGAGGAGACGGCGAACCCGGCGTATCGCCTGTTCCTGCAGGCCTGA
- the gspG gene encoding type II secretion system major pseudopilin GspG — MKKILRDAARTAQRGFTLIELMVVLVIIGVLAALIVPNVIERADDARVTAAKTDINNLMQALKLYRLDNQRYPTAEQGLQSLLVRPTAGPAAPNWKPYVEKLPNDPWGHPYQYMNPGIKGEIDVLSLGADGQAGGEGKNADIGSWQ; from the coding sequence ATGAAAAAAATCCTTCGCGACGCTGCCCGCACCGCCCAGCGCGGCTTCACGCTGATCGAACTGATGGTGGTGCTGGTCATCATCGGCGTGCTCGCCGCGCTGATCGTGCCCAACGTGATCGAGCGGGCCGACGACGCCCGCGTGACCGCCGCGAAGACCGACATCAACAACCTGATGCAGGCGCTCAAGCTCTACCGCCTCGACAACCAGCGCTACCCGACGGCCGAGCAGGGCCTGCAGTCGCTGCTCGTGCGCCCGACCGCAGGCCCGGCCGCGCCGAACTGGAAGCCCTACGTCGAGAAGCTGCCGAACGATCCGTGGGGCCATCCGTACCAATACATGAATCCGGGTATCAAGGGCGAAATCGACGTGCTCTCGCTCGGCGCCGATGGCCAGGCCGGCGGCGAGGGCAAGAATGCCGACATCGGCAGCTGGCAGTAG
- a CDS encoding ABC transporter substrate-binding protein: MSFKKKVAAATVLCALSAISLVASAQTVRIANQGDALSLDPHSLNESLQLSVTSNVYETLVGRNKDLSLAPVLASSWKQATPTVWRFELRKGVQFHDGTPFTADDVVFSFARAAGEGSDMKAHVSEIKEVRKVNDLTVEIETREAFPILPDVITQIMIMSKKWCETNQASKPVDRRKGIENAASFKANGTGPFRVRERQPNVRTVFTRNGTYWGKIEGNAQEIIFTPIANPATRVAALVSGEVDVMEPVPVQDIARINASPNARVITGPELRTIFLGMDQKRDELQYSNIKGKNPFKDKRVRQAFYQAIDIAGIQRTVMRGASRPTGLLVGPGINGWTAEQDKRLPYDVEAAKKLLTEAGYPNGFEVAMNCPNDRYVNDGQICQSVAANLAKIGVKINLAAETKGTYFPKILRRDTSFYMLGWTPTTYDAHNALSSLTACPDDKGTGQFNLGAYCNPKLDELTKKIQSETDKAKRSELIKEAFKLHADDIGHLPLHQQSLAWGVSKKVELVQLADNFMFFKWISIKP; encoded by the coding sequence ATGAGTTTCAAGAAGAAAGTGGCCGCGGCCACCGTTCTGTGCGCTCTCAGCGCCATCAGCCTGGTCGCGAGCGCGCAGACCGTCCGGATCGCGAACCAGGGCGACGCGCTGTCGCTCGATCCGCATTCGCTCAACGAGTCGCTTCAGTTGAGCGTCACTTCCAACGTCTATGAAACCCTCGTGGGCCGCAACAAGGACCTGAGCCTGGCACCGGTGCTCGCCAGCAGCTGGAAGCAGGCCACCCCCACCGTGTGGCGATTCGAACTGCGCAAGGGCGTGCAGTTCCATGACGGTACCCCGTTCACCGCCGACGACGTGGTCTTCAGCTTCGCCCGTGCGGCCGGCGAGGGCTCCGACATGAAGGCGCATGTGAGCGAGATCAAGGAAGTGCGCAAGGTCAACGACCTGACCGTCGAGATCGAAACCCGCGAAGCCTTCCCGATCCTGCCCGACGTGATCACGCAGATCATGATCATGAGCAAGAAGTGGTGCGAGACCAACCAGGCCAGCAAGCCGGTCGACCGCCGCAAGGGCATCGAGAACGCCGCCTCGTTCAAGGCCAACGGCACGGGCCCGTTCCGCGTGCGCGAGCGCCAGCCGAACGTGCGCACCGTGTTCACGCGCAACGGCACCTACTGGGGCAAGATCGAAGGCAACGCGCAAGAAATCATCTTCACCCCCATCGCCAACCCCGCCACCCGCGTGGCCGCGCTGGTTTCGGGCGAAGTCGACGTGATGGAGCCGGTGCCCGTGCAGGACATCGCCCGCATCAACGCAAGCCCCAACGCACGCGTGATCACCGGCCCCGAACTGCGCACGATTTTCCTGGGCATGGACCAGAAGCGCGACGAATTGCAGTACTCGAACATCAAGGGCAAGAACCCGTTCAAGGACAAGCGCGTCCGCCAGGCCTTCTACCAGGCCATCGACATCGCCGGCATCCAGCGCACCGTGATGCGCGGCGCCTCGCGGCCTACCGGCCTCTTGGTCGGCCCCGGCATCAACGGCTGGACGGCCGAACAGGACAAGCGCCTGCCCTACGACGTCGAGGCCGCCAAGAAGCTGCTGACCGAAGCGGGCTATCCGAACGGTTTCGAAGTGGCGATGAACTGCCCGAACGACCGCTACGTGAACGACGGGCAGATTTGCCAGAGCGTGGCCGCCAATCTCGCGAAGATCGGCGTCAAGATCAACCTCGCGGCCGAGACCAAGGGCACCTACTTCCCCAAGATCCTGCGCCGCGACACCAGCTTCTACATGCTGGGCTGGACGCCGACCACCTACGATGCGCACAACGCGCTGAGTTCGCTCACGGCCTGCCCCGACGACAAGGGCACGGGCCAGTTCAACCTGGGCGCGTACTGCAATCCGAAGCTCGACGAGCTGACGAAGAAGATCCAGTCCGAGACCGACAAGGCCAAGCGCAGCGAGCTGATCAAGGAAGCCTTCAAGCTGCATGCCGACGACATCGGCCACCTGCCGCTGCATCAGCAGTCGCTGGCCTGGGGCGTGAGCAAGAAGGTCGAGCTGGTGCAGCTGGCAGACAACTTCATGTTCTTCAAGTGGATCAGCATCAAGCCCTGA
- a CDS encoding pilus assembly FimT family protein — MPTSAAGSSSSRTRGFTLLELIVVIAIIAMATAGVSFALRDSSAATLDREADRLAALLESARAQSRASGVAVRWRLVEGGSFVFDGLPPDALPSGWAASGISAQASLANGTPVAAVQLGPDPIIAAQQIVLNSEGPPARSLRVATDGLRPFTVTTP, encoded by the coding sequence ATGCCGACATCGGCAGCTGGCAGTAGCAGTAGCCGCACCCGCGGCTTCACGCTGCTCGAGCTGATCGTGGTGATCGCGATCATCGCGATGGCCACGGCCGGCGTCAGCTTTGCGTTGCGCGACAGCAGCGCGGCCACGCTCGACCGCGAGGCCGACCGGCTGGCCGCCTTGCTCGAATCGGCGCGCGCTCAGTCGCGCGCAAGCGGCGTCGCGGTGCGTTGGCGCCTCGTGGAAGGCGGCAGCTTCGTCTTCGACGGATTGCCTCCCGATGCACTGCCCAGTGGCTGGGCCGCGAGCGGCATCAGCGCCCAGGCTTCGCTGGCCAACGGCACACCGGTTGCCGCCGTGCAGCTGGGCCCCGATCCGATCATTGCCGCGCAGCAGATCGTGCTGAATTCCGAAGGCCCGCCTGCGCGTTCGCTGCGCGTCGCCACCGACGGCTTGCGGCCGTTCACCGTCACCACGCCATGA
- a CDS encoding M20 aminoacylase family protein, translating to MTVAAAPRLKASGRAFAHIASFYPEIAAFRRDLHAHPELGFEEVYTAGRVREALRACGVDEIHDGIGKTGVVGVIRGRSTASGRMIGLRADMDALPMREDNDFGWRSANDGLMHGCGHDGHTAMLVGAARYLAETRNFDGTAVLIFQPGEEGFAGARVMIEDGLFDRFPVQSVYAMHNWPAMPAGTVGINRGAMMAAADRITIEIKGKGGHGAHAYQTIDPVVVAAHIITASQTIVSRSVRPIDAAVVSICAVQAGDLGAMSVIPGEATLVGTVRTFSARVQAQIEQRLTELCTAVAAGFGATATIKYERIYPATINTAPEAMFAADVAESLVGASNVDRSMEPSMGAEDFSFMLQKKAGAYLRIGQDVRNGAFLHNSRYDFNDEILPLGAALHAGLIEQGMPLAATRSEQPVKDAATATS from the coding sequence ATGACGGTTGCTGCCGCACCGCGGCTGAAAGCCTCCGGAAGGGCGTTTGCGCACATCGCGAGCTTCTATCCGGAGATCGCGGCCTTTCGCCGTGACCTGCACGCCCATCCCGAGCTCGGCTTCGAAGAGGTCTACACCGCGGGCCGCGTGCGCGAGGCACTGCGTGCCTGCGGCGTGGACGAAATCCATGACGGCATCGGCAAGACCGGCGTGGTGGGTGTCATTCGCGGCCGGTCCACGGCGAGCGGGCGAATGATCGGCCTGCGCGCCGACATGGACGCGCTGCCCATGCGCGAGGACAACGACTTCGGCTGGCGTTCCGCCAACGACGGCCTGATGCATGGCTGCGGTCACGACGGGCACACGGCCATGCTGGTCGGCGCGGCGCGCTACCTGGCCGAAACGCGCAACTTCGATGGCACGGCGGTGCTGATCTTCCAGCCCGGCGAAGAAGGCTTTGCCGGTGCGCGCGTGATGATCGAAGACGGCCTCTTCGACCGCTTTCCGGTGCAGTCGGTCTACGCCATGCACAACTGGCCCGCCATGCCGGCTGGCACCGTGGGCATCAACCGCGGCGCCATGATGGCTGCGGCCGACCGCATCACGATCGAGATCAAGGGCAAGGGCGGGCATGGTGCCCATGCCTACCAGACCATCGATCCCGTGGTGGTGGCCGCACACATCATCACGGCCTCGCAAACCATCGTCTCGCGCAGCGTGCGCCCGATCGACGCGGCGGTCGTCAGCATCTGCGCGGTGCAGGCAGGCGACCTCGGCGCGATGAGCGTCATTCCCGGCGAGGCCACGCTCGTCGGCACCGTGCGCACCTTCAGCGCGCGCGTTCAGGCGCAGATCGAGCAGCGCCTGACCGAACTCTGCACGGCGGTGGCCGCGGGCTTCGGTGCCACCGCCACCATCAAGTACGAGCGCATCTATCCGGCCACCATCAACACCGCCCCCGAGGCGATGTTCGCGGCCGACGTGGCCGAGTCGCTGGTAGGCGCCTCCAACGTCGATCGCAGCATGGAGCCCAGCATGGGCGCCGAAGACTTTTCGTTCATGCTGCAGAAAAAGGCCGGCGCCTACCTGCGCATCGGGCAGGACGTCAGGAACGGCGCCTTCCTGCACAACAGCCGCTACGACTTCAACGACGAGATCCTGCCGCTCGGCGCCGCATTGCATGCGGGGCTCATCGAGCAGGGCATGCCGCTGGCTGCTACCCGCAGCGAGCAGCCCGTGAAAGACGCCGCTACCGCGACGTCTTGA
- a CDS encoding porin: MKKSLVALAALAVAGVASAQSSVTLFGVVDASISSYSSTSRDLNGATLLNPFYQNQGSVKVSRRELANSGYNSSRLGFRGTEDLGGGLAASFWLEAPITNDDGATGVSTFARRSTVSLSGGFGEVRLGRDYTPTFWNHTVFDPFGTNGVGTNLVHTAAADFGHPTRASNTIGYFLPPNLGGFYGQLQYGLSEKTKYSPGLATPDVANNSRTGRNIAGRFGYANGPLDVAIAYGSSTVGDQFYIGTTTKVNTLNLGASYDFGPVKLFGEVSRLKNKVDYEVTPLFTGGRPDTDLTGYLLGVTVPVGAGLIRASYSRVKYDFNEVQSPFLPAEADPKASKLALGYVHNLSKRTALYATVARVSNKNGAALTVGGPAFINTGVFTPKNSTGYDFGIRHAF; the protein is encoded by the coding sequence ATGAAAAAATCTCTAGTTGCTCTGGCTGCCCTGGCTGTTGCCGGTGTTGCCTCGGCTCAGTCGTCCGTCACGCTTTTCGGTGTGGTCGACGCTTCGATCAGCAGCTACTCGTCTACCTCGCGTGACCTGAATGGCGCCACGCTCCTGAACCCGTTCTACCAGAACCAAGGCAGCGTCAAGGTTAGCCGCCGCGAACTGGCTAACTCGGGCTACAACTCCAGCCGTCTGGGCTTCCGTGGTACGGAAGACCTCGGTGGTGGCCTGGCAGCCAGCTTCTGGCTCGAAGCCCCGATCACCAATGACGACGGCGCTACCGGCGTTTCGACGTTCGCTCGTCGTTCGACCGTGAGCCTGTCGGGTGGTTTCGGTGAAGTCCGCCTCGGCCGCGACTACACCCCCACGTTCTGGAACCACACCGTGTTCGATCCGTTCGGCACCAACGGCGTTGGCACCAACCTGGTTCACACGGCTGCTGCCGACTTCGGTCACCCGACCCGCGCCAGCAACACCATCGGCTACTTCCTGCCGCCGAACCTGGGTGGCTTCTACGGTCAGCTGCAGTACGGCCTGAGCGAGAAGACCAAGTACAGCCCTGGCCTGGCTACGCCTGATGTCGCGAACAACTCGCGCACCGGCCGTAACATCGCTGGCCGCTTCGGTTACGCCAATGGCCCGCTGGACGTCGCAATTGCCTACGGCAGCAGCACGGTTGGCGACCAGTTCTACATTGGCACGACCACCAAGGTCAACACGCTGAACCTCGGCGCTTCGTATGACTTCGGTCCCGTGAAGCTGTTCGGTGAAGTGTCGCGCCTGAAGAACAAGGTTGACTACGAAGTCACCCCGCTGTTCACCGGCGGCCGTCCTGACACCGATCTGACCGGCTACCTGCTCGGCGTGACCGTGCCGGTTGGTGCTGGCCTGATCCGCGCTTCTTACTCGCGCGTCAAGTACGACTTCAACGAAGTCCAAAGCCCGTTCCTCCCGGCAGAAGCAGATCCGAAGGCCAGCAAGCTGGCTCTCGGCTACGTGCACAACCTGTCGAAGCGCACGGCTCTGTACGCCACCGTTGCTCGCGTGAGCAACAAGAACGGTGCAGCTCTGACCGTTGGCGGCCCCGCTTTCATCAACACCGGTGTCTTCACCCCGAAGAACTCGACCGGCTACGATTTCGGCATCCGTCACGCCTTCTAA
- a CDS encoding ABC transporter permease produces MIAFVLRRLIQAVIVMITVAFIAFLLFQYVGDPVVFLLGQDAKPEQIRELRAALGLDQPFFVQFWHFLVNAAQGEFGLSLRQGAKVSRLIGERFPATLELALVAAVLALFIGIPMGVYTALRRGTFLSQVFMTVSLLGVSLPTFLIGILLILVFAVLLGWFPSFGRGETVQFGWWSSGLLRADGWHHIVLPAVTLAIFQLTLIMRLVRAEMLEVLRTDYIKFARARGLTNRAIHFGHALKNTLVPVMTITGLQLGGLIAFAIITESVFQWPGMGLLFIQAVTFADVPVMAAYLCLIALIFVVINLVVDLLYFVVDPRLRVGKAGGH; encoded by the coding sequence ATGATTGCTTTCGTCCTGCGCCGCCTGATCCAGGCCGTGATCGTCATGATCACGGTTGCGTTCATCGCCTTTCTTCTCTTTCAATATGTGGGCGACCCCGTCGTCTTTCTGCTGGGCCAGGACGCGAAGCCCGAGCAGATTCGCGAGCTGCGCGCCGCATTGGGGCTCGATCAGCCCTTCTTCGTGCAGTTCTGGCACTTTCTCGTCAACGCGGCTCAAGGCGAATTTGGCCTGAGCCTGCGCCAGGGCGCCAAAGTGTCGCGCCTCATCGGCGAGCGCTTTCCGGCCACGCTCGAGCTGGCACTCGTTGCGGCCGTGCTGGCCTTGTTCATCGGCATTCCGATGGGTGTTTACACCGCGCTGCGCCGCGGCACCTTTCTGAGCCAGGTCTTCATGACCGTGTCGCTGCTCGGCGTGTCGCTGCCAACGTTCCTGATCGGCATCTTGCTGATCCTCGTTTTTGCGGTATTGCTGGGCTGGTTCCCGAGTTTCGGGCGCGGTGAAACCGTGCAGTTCGGCTGGTGGAGCAGCGGCCTTCTCCGCGCCGACGGATGGCATCACATCGTGCTGCCGGCCGTGACGCTCGCAATCTTTCAGCTCACCTTGATCATGCGGCTGGTGCGGGCGGAGATGCTCGAGGTCCTGCGCACCGACTACATCAAGTTTGCACGCGCGCGGGGCCTCACGAACCGCGCCATTCATTTCGGCCACGCACTCAAGAACACGCTGGTGCCGGTGATGACCATCACCGGATTGCAGCTCGGCGGCCTCATTGCCTTTGCCATCATCACCGAGTCGGTGTTCCAGTGGCCCGGCATGGGGCTCTTGTTCATCCAGGCCGTGACTTTTGCCGACGTTCCGGTGATGGCGGCCTATCTGTGTCTCATTGCCTTGATCTTCGTGGTGATCAATCTGGTGGTCGATCTGCTGTATTTCGTCGTCGATCCGCGGCTGCGCGTCGGCAAGGCGGGAGGACATTGA
- a CDS encoding type II secretion system protein N, with translation MTSPYSAARWHAPIATTGLWALAAGAAVFWGLRLASPAEPVAAAATMPRAAVSADADAVARLLGAASDVAPTAPEAASRFALSGVVADPFNQGAALISIDGKPPRPFRVGSRVGDNYVLQSVGVRAATLGASAQGPAAFTLQLPIRAPISVSSPGLPTMPAAPSPAARPNGLFPATVPPVMAPPPADAAAQQQMPPPAPGQQPPAQLAQ, from the coding sequence ATGACAAGTCCCTATTCCGCCGCCCGCTGGCACGCCCCCATTGCAACCACGGGGCTCTGGGCGCTGGCGGCCGGCGCCGCGGTGTTCTGGGGATTGCGGCTCGCGAGCCCGGCTGAGCCCGTGGCCGCCGCGGCAACAATGCCGCGCGCGGCGGTTTCGGCCGATGCGGACGCGGTCGCGCGGCTGCTCGGCGCGGCTTCGGACGTGGCGCCCACGGCGCCCGAGGCTGCCAGCCGGTTTGCGCTCTCGGGCGTGGTGGCGGACCCTTTCAACCAGGGGGCCGCGCTGATTTCCATCGACGGCAAGCCGCCGCGCCCGTTCCGCGTCGGTTCGCGTGTCGGCGACAACTATGTGTTGCAGTCGGTGGGAGTGCGCGCGGCAACACTCGGCGCCAGCGCACAGGGGCCGGCGGCGTTCACGCTGCAGTTGCCGATACGGGCGCCGATCAGCGTCAGCAGCCCGGGGTTGCCGACGATGCCGGCTGCGCCTTCGCCGGCCGCCCGGCCGAACGGACTTTTCCCGGCTACGGTGCCCCCCGTGATGGCACCGCCGCCCGCCGATGCGGCTGCGCAGCAGCAAATGCCGCCGCCAGCGCCCGGGCAGCAGCCGCCCGCGCAACTCGCGCAGTAG